In the genome of bacterium, the window ACGATGTCATCAGATGAGGCACATACGGATCGAGGGCATCAAACACCTTGCTTCTGTTCATCAGCGGCTTCGGTGGAGAGGCGAGATAGAAACGGGCCAGAGATTCGAGCGTTTCCAGATGCTGCACGGAACCATCCCATTTCCAGCTTGAATCTATCTCGTCATCCGCTGTGTGATAGCGTGAACGCAATCGTTGAAAAGCTTGTTTCATTTCGTCAGCAGACAGATCAGGATATTCGAATCCCGCCCAGATCGTAAACGCTGGCACACCGCGACTAAATAAAAACATTGTGTCAAAGCCGAAAAGCATCCCATCTTCCAGACGGGCATCGATTCGGTGACTGAGTCCTTTTTGAGCCATCACCTTTGCAACAAGCTCTGCCTGATCGGTTTGAGAAACTCCCAGAGCGATATAATCCTTGGCTTTTCCCATAATGTTGATTCCATCTATGTTGATGGCGAGGATTGTCTGGGATAATGGGACAACAGGTTGCATTGTATAGAATTCTGTTCCGAACTTTCCTGTTTCTTCGGCAGTCGTGGCCAAAAAAATCGCTGTGCGTCGAAATTGTTCTGGCTGAGAACGTAAAGCCTCAGCAAGGCAAAGGAGTGCCGCGACACCACTGGCATTATCGTGCGCCCCGTTAAAAATTTTATCCTCCTGAGGTAATTGATCGGCAGTTCCCAGACCGTCATAATGCGAAAGAAATAAAACTGCTTCCTTTGAGACCCCTTCAAGAACACCTACGACATTGGGCGACGCAATCGTGCGAATGGACTGAACAAGCTCGAATGAGCTACTCAGGCCCAGATCACGAGGTTGGAACTTCTCGGAGTCAGCAGAGGATTGAAGCTCTTCATAGTTTACTTGAGCGAGTCCAAGAAGTCTTGCAGCGAGTTCGAAGGTGAGGTCACCGATAACACCCAAGCGATGTCCTGAATGCCAATTTGGAATGATTCGCTCGCTCATTGAACCGGGTTTGCCGACAATCAGGATGCCGGCAGCGCCGCGCGATCGCGCGGTCAAAATCTTATGATCTTTGCGTGACAAGAGACTTCGCCACGCTTGAGAAAGATCAGGCGAGACATTCTTGGGCAAACCTTCGAATACAAGTACGATCTTTCCTCTAACATCCATCGATCCATAATGATCCAACCCGTGTTGCGGAGCATCGATACCGTAACCCACAAATACCAGCGGAGCAGATAGTCTAACCTTTTCGAGAGGCAGATCTGAGGACACGGAAATACCGTCGTAAATATGGATCTCATTTGTCCCGGCTGAACCGGCGAAGCGTAGGATTGAGTTTTTCGGATCGATACGTAATACTTGAAGGGGAACAGGTTGCAGATAACCAGAGGGTCCCGGTTGCAATCCCATTTCATGAAAATGTTTCGTAATGTAGAGGGCGGCTGTTTCTCCTCCCGCTGTCCCTGGAGCTCTTCCGTTCAATCCCTCCGATGATAAGAACCGAACGTGGGATTCGAGGTCGATAGAGGAACACCGCCGGCCGGCTTCGATATGTTTCTGAACTTCAGAATTGCTGGCACCAATTCCCAGGACAAGGGTAAAAATCATCAGCAGCAAGGTAAGGATGGGCCGTTTCCGGATCTGCAATGCGTGTCGGCCAATTTCATCGAACGTCCGATCATAGCTGCTTTGCAATTGGGTTCCTCCAATATCTGAAATTCGAAATCTGCAGTTTGAATTAGACGACGTGCTCAGGAAAATGGTTTACAAGGGCACCATATGACAGTACTTCCATGTGGGGTTTTTGATAATTGATCTGGAACAAGCTGGTTCCTGTTGGTCATGAGTAGGATCTTTTTCATATCTCAAATTCTCAGTTGAGATTGTAGTCAGTACCCTGAAATTTTGGACAGTTCCGAGTGGCAAACTGTCCAAATTTGGCCAATTGGGACCCATCCGTTTGCCAAAGCAGAAAATCGATGGGCTCTGCCACACCCCACTGGCGCTTTACCTATTTCAATGCCGTTTATAGAATCAATTCGTTGCCAAAAACCAGCCATTTTCTGCATTTTTCGCACTCTGAAAGTCGTTGAGGAACCATTTCATTGCCAGAACGGAAGCAATTCTTTGCCGTGAGTGCAGCATCACGCTGAACATCGGCTAAAATAAAAGGAACGAACATTCCAGTGTTACGAGAAGTCGGTAAACGTTCCATGGTTGTTTCCGGTCGGCAAGAGCGTATCAGTCTGCCATGCTTGGCCGGCGAGCCGCCGGCGTTACAAACCGCACAAGCGCTCATCAAATCGACATGAAGCCCGCTCTGCGTTCAAAAACAAGTTGGGTCTATTTCATCCTATTTCCGCTATATTTTTCCCCGTAATTAACAAAATCTATTTGGGTGACCTGCCCTTCCTTTTTCACAAACGTCATTTGAATCGACGTCATTTGAATCGGCCATATTTTGAGGAAGAATTTCGTTTCTGATTCGGCAAATATCTCTGTCTTGTGATTTCTGGGTATATCTATAAAAAGCTTGCTGCCTTCGCGGGTGACCGTCCAGATTCGCTCGGGCTCAGTCTCGGTCTTGTCGTATTTGTATTGTCCGACGTAGGCATCGAGGATTTTAGGATCTACTGAAACGATCGCGCGCGCGTTCGCTTTGCGCTCCGCCAGCCACTTGGTTACGGCCATTTTCGAATCGCGTTCGCAGTCGTCTGCCTGTTTGTCTTCAAAGACAAACGTGCGAAGGAAATTGCAGACGAAAACGTTATTTACGATGCGCTCTTCGCCCATCTTGAATTTGTGGTCGCTAAGAGCTTCGCTGTTTGAAAGTATGATGAGCGACAGGTTTTTCTCGGGTACTTTAAGGTAAGTCGCAGAGAATCCGGTTCCCCAGTGACCGTAATGCCAGATCAATTTGACGCCATTAAAATTTTCAACGAACCAGCCTAATCCATGAGGCAACGATTTTCCGCTGGTTGAGATGAAATTCGTCCATGCTTTTTCCTGAGTTTCCTTTTTCACAAATTGGTGGCGATCGATTGCCGCGTCGAATTTTGCCATGTCCAAAACGGTTGAAAGCAGCCCCGCCGCCGCGCTAATGCCTTTTTGCGGGTACGGGACATGCACGATCTCACCATCACCATAAAGGGTATAGGGCTGGGAAAATCTCGACAGACTGTTTTTATAGCGGTTGAGGTTTTCCTTTCCCAACAGGGCAGACCACTTCTCCGCTTCGTCCACCACGTCATGCCCCGGCACACTGCTCGACATCGCTAAAGGGTCCAGAGAAGTTTTCACCAGTTCTTCGCGGAAGGATCTGCCCGCCTTTTTCTCAATCACCGCCGTCAGGTAATCGAATTGATTTCCGCTGTACTGATATTTTTCACCAGGCGTTCCTTTGGAAGTGTGAGTCAGCAGGTGCTTGACTTTGACCGAATCATCCTTGAAATCGCTGGAGTACCGGGAGACCGGTTCATCAAGGTCCAGCTTCCCCTGCTCAACCATTTGCATAAGAAGCGTCGCGGCAAATGTTTTGGTAAGTGATGCGACGTGGTAGAGGGTATCGGGCGTGGCAGGCACGCGCCTTTCAAAGTCTGCGAAACCGAATCCTTTCGCCCATAAAACTTTTTGGTCTTTGAGAATGACGGCGGACAAGCCCGGGATTTTCAGGAGCGCGCGAAGTTCATCCGTTTGTTTTTCAAAACGTTCCAATCGTTTCTCATTCCGATCGGAGAGATCACGTTTCTCTTCGCTGCCCTGTAACTCGATTGCATGAACAAGCAACACAAGAACAAAGAGACTCCGGTGCAAGGTTTTTGAAGACATTCATACTCATGTGTTTCTCCTTACTCCAATAGACGTTCCTTTGTACGGATTGGATTACATGCAACCAACCTCGTAGGAGAACGATGAGCAATGAATCGACGCGACGACGACGCTGAGCCTTCGCTGGTCGCTTCCTTAACAATTGAACTATCCACAACGATTTCCACAGAGACTGACCCATATTCTCGTCAATTTTGGGCAGAAATGTATGCATGACCTCGTCTCTCGAAACTGTAGATTGGGCTTCTATAGGGAAGGATAACCATGCGCTGTTCAGTACCTGATGGAGTCGAGACAGTGATATCAGCACTCTGTGCCGTCCCCGTAACATTGTAATGGACCGAATACCTTCGTGTTTGGGTGTCCGTAGAGTCTGAATAAGAACTGTCGGATGTTTGAGAGTGGTTGCCGCTCGGTCCAACTAAAAGAGAAGCTATGACCCAAAGAACCACAATAATACCGCCGGTGACAAACCAGACGCGCTGATCACTTCGAGCTTTGGCCACATTATGCCGGACTGTGAAAACATTCTTTAACTCTTCAAGTTCTCGGACATACATCCATCTTTGGAGTAACGGGTG includes:
- a CDS encoding serine hydrolase gives rise to the protein MSSKTLHRSLFVLVLLVHAIELQGSEEKRDLSDRNEKRLERFEKQTDELRALLKIPGLSAVILKDQKVLWAKGFGFADFERRVPATPDTLYHVASLTKTFAATLLMQMVEQGKLDLDEPVSRYSSDFKDDSVKVKHLLTHTSKGTPGEKYQYSGNQFDYLTAVIEKKAGRSFREELVKTSLDPLAMSSSVPGHDVVDEAEKWSALLGKENLNRYKNSLSRFSQPYTLYGDGEIVHVPYPQKGISAAAGLLSTVLDMAKFDAAIDRHQFVKKETQEKAWTNFISTSGKSLPHGLGWFVENFNGVKLIWHYGHWGTGFSATYLKVPEKNLSLIILSNSEALSDHKFKMGEERIVNNVFVCNFLRTFVFEDKQADDCERDSKMAVTKWLAERKANARAIVSVDPKILDAYVGQYKYDKTETEPERIWTVTREGSKLFIDIPRNHKTEIFAESETKFFLKIWPIQMTSIQMTFVKKEGQVTQIDFVNYGEKYSGNRMK